A part of Terriglobales bacterium genomic DNA contains:
- a CDS encoding ferredoxin family protein, whose product MAYVITDTCIKDALCVDVCPVDCIHPKKDEPKFEAETQLYVDPKECIDCGACVPACTSDSIHPLDDVPEDKKEFIARNAAYYAA is encoded by the coding sequence ATGGCTTACGTCATCACCGACACCTGCATCAAGGACGCGCTGTGCGTGGATGTCTGCCCCGTGGACTGCATCCATCCCAAGAAGGACGAGCCCAAGTTCGAGGCCGAGACCCAGCTCTACGTCGATCCCAAGGAGTGCATCGACTGCGGGGCCTGCGTGCCGGCGTGCACCTCGGACTCGATCCACCCCCTGGATGACGTGCCCGAGGACAAGAAGGAGTTCATCGCTCGCAACGCCGCCTATTACGCCGCCTGA
- a CDS encoding acyl carrier protein has product MPANSDPLAEKVMSLIAAVKRIPREQVSLDKSFEELGMDSLDNMNLLFEVESAFNINISDEEARSIRSVREVVDGVRKLVEAASGAGAPSQPAAAPE; this is encoded by the coding sequence ATGCCGGCCAACTCCGATCCGCTCGCCGAGAAAGTGATGTCCTTGATCGCGGCCGTCAAGCGCATCCCCCGGGAGCAGGTTTCCCTGGACAAGAGCTTCGAAGAGCTGGGCATGGATTCGCTCGACAACATGAACCTGCTCTTCGAGGTGGAGAGCGCTTTCAACATCAACATCTCCGACGAAGAAGCGCGCTCCATCCGCTCGGTGCGCGAGGTGGTGGACGGGGTGCGTAAGCTGGTGGAGGCGGCGTCCGGCGCGGGAGCACCCTCGCAGCCGGCGGCCGCGCCCGAGTAA